In Nicotiana tabacum cultivar K326 chromosome 19, ASM71507v2, whole genome shotgun sequence, one DNA window encodes the following:
- the LOC142173509 gene encoding uncharacterized protein LOC142173509 produces the protein MAHQVHQHKRISIVQGSKIQQLAHMLFDGQYIQRKPTAMVVGSMLIPKYADPETIYTPKDIRADMLSEYGVNLTYMQAWRAKEKALKFLRGHSVDSYSRLPSYLYILEKTYLGSLVKLQKTEDDCFLYAFVALSTSIKGLEYCRLVVVVDGTFLKSAYRGIMLTDSTMDAACSILPLAYTVVDSENDASWTWFFEQFKHAYGEKPNMCVVSDQNKSILKAASTVYTGMPYYACMWHIWTNVRSKFKKGHLKLSELYFATVRSYMLDEFNERMSQIEEIDTRVKVYLYDIGYHKWSRVRASRDHIHIVIDGVKRFIVSLQNKRCSCGQLQLDELPCAHALAALRHRNESYENYCSPYYTRERLLHTYKIPVDPLPNESKWNVPQHIAEEVVMSPTGKRQPGRPQK, from the exons ATGGCACATCAAGTCCACCAGCATAAAAGAATCAGCATTGTTCAAGGTTCGAAAATTCAACAGCTTGCACACATGCTCTTTGATGGACAATACATACAACGCAAACCTACTGCCATGGTAGTTGGTAGCATGCTTATACCAAAATATGCAGATCCTGAGACAATATACACACCAAAAGATATACGAGCTGATATGTTATCGGAATATGGTGTGAACTTAACATACATGCAAGcttggagagcaaaggaaaaggctTTAAAATTTTTGAGAGGTCATTCTGTTGATTCCTACAGTCGCTTGCCAAGTTATTTGTATATTCTAGAGAAGACTTATCTGGGGTCATTAGTTAAATTGCAGAAAACTGAAGATGACTGTTTCTTGTACGCATTTGTTGCACTTAGTACGTCCATCAAGGGTTTGGAGTATTGTAGACTAGTTGTAGTAGTTGATGGTACTTTCTTGAAGTCAGCATATAGGGGAATAATGTTAACAGATAGCACAATGGATGCAGCAT GTAGCATATTACCACTGGCATACACTGTTGTTGATTCAGAAAATGACGCATCATGGACGTGGTTTTTTGAGCAATTCAAACATGCGTATGGTGAAAAACcaaatatgtgtgttgtttcgGACCAGAATAAGAGTATCTTGAAGGCAGCATCTACTGTTTATACCGGCATGCCATATTATGCTTGtatgtggcatatttggacaaatgTAAGGTCAAAGTTCAAGAAGGGTCATCTAAAGTTAAGCGAATTGTACTTTGCCACGGTACGATCATACATgcttgatgaatttaatgaaagaatGTCACAGATTGAAGAGATCGACACACGTGTTAAAGTATACCTATATGATATTGGCTATCACAAATGGTCTCGG GTGAGGGCTTCCAGAGATCACATCCATATTGTGATAGATGGTGTGAAGCGATTCATTGTTTCCCTTCAAAACAAAAGATGTAGTTGTGGACAACTCCAGCTTGATGAACTTCCTTGTGCACATGCTTTGGCGGCTTTGAGGCACAGAAACGAGTCTTATGAAAACTATTGTTCTCCTTATTACACGAGGGAGAGACTTTTGCATACTTATAAAATACCAGTAGACCCGCTGCCTAACGAAAGCAAATGGAATGTGCCACAACATATAGCTGAAGAAGTTGTGATGTCACCTACTGGGAAAAGACAGCCAGGGAGACCTCAAAAATAA